One Eulemur rufifrons isolate Redbay chromosome 12, OSU_ERuf_1, whole genome shotgun sequence genomic window carries:
- the LOC138393748 gene encoding arylamine N-acetyltransferase 1-like → MDIEAYFERIGYKNPRKNLDLETLTDVLQHHIRAIPFENLNIHCGEAMEFGLQAIFDQVVRRNRGGWCLQVNQLLCWALSTMGFETTMLGGNVFIPAVDQYSSNMIHLVLQVTIGSRKYIVDTGFGFSFQMWQPLELISGQDQPQVPCTFRLREESGIWYLDQIRREQYVPNEEFLNSDLLEKNKYRKMYFFTLEPRTIEDFESVNTYMQESPTSVFKTTSLCSLQTPEGVHCLVGFTLISKRFSYKDNIDLVEFKTLNEEEVEEVLKNIFNISLERKLVPKHGDLFINL, encoded by the coding sequence ATGGACATTGAAGCCTATTTTGAAAGAATTGGTTACAAGAACCCTAGGAAGAACTTGGACTTGGAAACACTAACTGACGTTCTACAGCACCACATCCGGGCCATTCCCTTTGAGAACCTTAACATACATTGTGGGGAAGCCATGGAATTCGGCTTACAGGCCATTTTTGATCAAGTTGTGAGAAGGAACCGGGGTGGGTGGTGTCTCCAGGTCAATCAACTTCTGTGCTGGGCTCTGAGCACAATGGGATTTGAGACCACAATGTTGGGAGGGAATGTTTTCATACCTGCAGTTGACCAATACAGCAGTAACATGATTCACCTTGTACTGCAGGTGACTATTGGTAGCAGGAAGTACATTGTTGATACTGGGTTTGGATTCTCCTTCCAGATGTGGCAGCCTCTGGAGTTAATTTCTGGGCAGGATCAGCCTCAGGTGCCTTGCACCTTCCGCTTGAGAGAAGAGAGTGGAATTTGGTACCTGGACCAAATCAGAAGAGAGCAGTACGTTCCAAATGAAGAATTTCTTAATTCTGATCTCctggaaaagaataaataccgaaaaatgtacttttttacTCTTGAACCTCGAACAATTGAAGATTTTGAATCTGTGAATACATACATGCAAGAATCTCCAACATCTGTGTTTAAAACCACGTCACTGTGTTCCTTGCAGACCCCAGAAGGGGTTCACTGTTTAGTGGGCTTCACCCTCATCTCCAAGAGATTCAGTTATAAGGACAATATAGATCTGGTAGAGTTTAAGACTCTGAATGAGGAAGAAGTAGAAGAAgtgctgaaaaatatatttaatatttccctGGAGAGAAAACTTGTGCCCAAACATGGTGATCTATTTATCAATCTTTAA